From a region of the Dickeya poaceiphila genome:
- a CDS encoding alkaline phosphatase family protein, whose amino-acid sequence MANTGLSNVEHIVLLMLENRSFDHMLGFLYTDQNNLSPLGHPFAGLTGNETNPDSKGNPVQVFKITSNTPNAYFMPGSDPGEGYYATNSQLFGDIHAPSAPPSNSNQGFVTDYAYTLGWQSKESGWKILPGTQASNIMGCFTPQTLPVLCTLATGYAVCDHWYGSAPTETLPNRAFVSAATSQGHMNDNTKSYTCPSIFGRLSQSGITWSIYGYNQPPLTRHNFPDTQQADDSHFGVFSDFQQAARNGTLASYVFLEPSWGEDGNSQHPVADIALGEQLIHDVYYALRNSPLWNKTLLIITYDEHGGCYDHLPPPWNATPPDASTGEYGFDFTRFGPRVPTVLVSPWIEAGTVFRVAEKATPLDHTSILKTVEQRFGLSPLTNRDAAASGVGDVLTLTTPRTDDPLAGVTVPTSNGKNPALGAPSHLQQVHAELVSALPVADAQGGMHHQMPNMTTAAEYTDYIHQRTQDWLNSR is encoded by the coding sequence ATGGCCAATACTGGATTATCGAATGTTGAGCATATTGTCTTATTAATGCTGGAAAACCGCTCGTTCGATCATATGCTAGGATTTCTTTATACTGACCAAAATAACCTTTCTCCACTCGGCCACCCGTTTGCCGGTTTAACCGGGAATGAAACCAATCCAGACAGTAAAGGCAATCCAGTCCAGGTATTTAAAATTACGTCGAATACGCCGAATGCCTACTTCATGCCGGGTTCTGACCCCGGCGAAGGGTATTATGCGACAAACTCCCAACTGTTTGGCGATATTCATGCACCCAGCGCACCGCCATCCAACAGCAATCAGGGATTTGTCACCGACTACGCCTACACATTGGGCTGGCAATCGAAGGAAAGCGGCTGGAAAATCCTGCCGGGCACCCAAGCCAGCAATATCATGGGTTGCTTTACCCCACAGACGCTCCCGGTACTCTGCACACTGGCAACAGGTTATGCCGTTTGCGATCACTGGTACGGCTCCGCACCTACCGAGACACTACCCAATCGGGCGTTCGTTTCGGCAGCGACCTCTCAAGGACATATGAATGACAATACCAAGAGCTATACCTGCCCTTCTATTTTTGGTCGTCTCAGCCAGTCTGGCATCACATGGTCTATCTACGGTTATAACCAACCGCCGCTGACCCGCCACAATTTCCCTGATACCCAGCAGGCTGATGATAGTCACTTCGGCGTATTCAGCGATTTTCAGCAGGCGGCGCGCAACGGTACGCTGGCATCGTATGTGTTTCTTGAACCCAGTTGGGGTGAGGATGGCAACAGCCAGCACCCGGTCGCCGATATCGCACTGGGAGAACAACTGATTCACGACGTTTACTACGCCCTGCGCAACAGCCCGCTCTGGAACAAGACGCTGCTGATCATTACCTACGATGAACACGGCGGCTGCTATGATCACCTGCCCCCGCCCTGGAACGCGACGCCGCCGGACGCCAGCACAGGCGAGTACGGTTTCGACTTCACCCGTTTCGGGCCGCGCGTACCCACTGTACTGGTTTCGCCCTGGATTGAAGCGGGTACCGTATTCCGGGTTGCGGAGAAGGCTACACCGCTGGATCACACCTCAATCCTCAAAACTGTGGAGCAACGCTTTGGACTATCTCCCTTGACCAACCGCGATGCCGCCGCGTCCGGCGTGGGGGACGTACTTACACTCACCACACCACGCACCGACGATCCGCTGGCTGGGGTGACCGTTCCCACCTCAAATGGAAAAAACCCGGCGTTGGGCGCGCCCTCTCACCTGCAGCAAGTCCATGCCGAATTGGTCAGTGCATTGCCGGTAGCGGATGCACAAGGCGGAATGCACCACCAGATGCCCAACATGACCACGGCAGCCGAGTACACCGACTATATCCACCAGCGAACACAAGACTGGCTGAACTCCCGTTAA
- the lysS gene encoding lysine--tRNA ligase produces MSEPQNQGAEQALDLNNELRTRREKLAALRDTGIAFPNDFRRDSTADKLHASYDEKENEELEALGLEVTVAGRMMTRRIMGKASFVTLQDVGGRIQLYVARDDLPEGVYNEQFKKWDLGDILGARGKLFKTKTGELSIHCTELRLLTKALRPLPDKFHGLADQETRYRQRYLDLIANDESRHTFRVRSQILAGIRQFMVGRDFMEVETPMMQVIPGGASARPFITHHNALDIDMYLRIAPELYLKRLVVGGFERVFEINRNFRNEGVSPRHNPEFTMMELYMAYADYKDLIELTESLFRSLAQNVLGTTEVPYGDQVFDFGKPFEKLTMREAIKKYRPETNLADLDSFDAAKAIAESIGIKVEKSWGLGRLVTEIFEEVAEAHLIQPTFITEYPAEVSPLARRNDQNPEITDRFEFFIGGREIGNGFSELNDAEDQAQRFQDQVAAKDAGDDEAMFYDEDYVTALEHGLPPTAGLGIGIDRMVMLFTNSHTIRDVILFPAMRPQK; encoded by the coding sequence ATGTCTGAACCACAAAACCAGGGTGCCGAGCAGGCGCTGGATCTTAACAACGAACTTAGAACCCGCCGTGAGAAGCTGGCGGCGTTGCGTGATACCGGCATCGCTTTTCCGAACGATTTCCGCCGTGACAGCACTGCCGATAAACTGCACGCCAGCTATGACGAAAAAGAAAACGAAGAGCTGGAAGCACTGGGTCTGGAAGTGACGGTAGCGGGTCGCATGATGACCCGCCGTATCATGGGCAAGGCGTCGTTCGTCACGTTGCAGGATGTCGGTGGCCGTATTCAGTTATATGTGGCGCGTGATGACCTGCCGGAAGGCGTCTACAACGAGCAGTTCAAGAAGTGGGACCTTGGCGATATCCTCGGTGCGCGCGGTAAACTGTTTAAAACCAAAACCGGCGAACTGTCGATCCACTGTACCGAATTGCGTCTGCTGACCAAGGCGTTGCGCCCGTTGCCGGACAAATTCCACGGTCTGGCGGATCAGGAAACGCGTTACCGCCAGCGTTATCTGGATCTGATCGCTAACGACGAATCCCGCCACACTTTCCGCGTGCGCTCACAGATTCTGGCCGGTATCCGCCAGTTCATGGTCGGTCGTGATTTTATGGAAGTGGAAACGCCGATGATGCAGGTGATCCCCGGTGGGGCGTCTGCTCGCCCGTTCATCACCCATCACAACGCGCTGGATATCGACATGTACCTGCGTATTGCGCCAGAACTGTACCTGAAACGTCTGGTGGTCGGTGGTTTTGAACGCGTGTTTGAGATCAACCGTAACTTCCGTAACGAAGGTGTGTCGCCGCGTCATAACCCTGAGTTCACCATGATGGAACTCTACATGGCGTATGCGGACTACAAAGACCTGATCGAACTGACCGAGTCGCTGTTCCGCTCGCTGGCGCAGAACGTTCTGGGTACTACCGAGGTGCCGTATGGCGACCAGGTGTTCGACTTTGGTAAGCCGTTCGAGAAGCTGACCATGCGTGAAGCCATCAAGAAATACCGTCCCGAAACCAATCTGGCGGATCTGGATAGCTTCGATGCGGCTAAAGCTATTGCGGAGTCTATCGGCATCAAGGTAGAGAAAAGTTGGGGTCTGGGTCGTCTCGTTACCGAGATCTTCGAAGAAGTGGCAGAAGCCCATCTGATCCAGCCGACATTCATCACCGAATACCCGGCTGAAGTCTCGCCATTGGCGCGCCGTAACGACCAGAATCCGGAAATCACCGACCGCTTCGAATTCTTCATCGGCGGACGTGAAATCGGTAATGGTTTCTCCGAGTTGAACGACGCTGAAGATCAGGCGCAACGCTTCCAGGATCAGGTAGCGGCGAAAGATGCCGGTGATGATGAAGCCATGTTCTACGACGAAGACTACGTTACTGCGCTGGAGCACGGCCTGCCGCCGACCGCGGGTCTGGGTATCGGCATTGACCGTATGGTAATGTTGTTTACTAACAGCCACACCATCCGCGATGTGATCCTGTTCCCGGCGATGCGTCCGCAGAAATAA
- the prfB gene encoding peptide chain release factor 2 (programmed frameshift), producing the protein MFEINPVKNRIQDLSDRTAVLRGYLDYDAKKERLEEVNAELEQPDVWNEPERAQALGKERSSLEMIVDTIDQMVQGLDDVAGLLELAVEADDEETFNEAIAELDLLEDKLGQLEFRRMFSGEYDSADCYLDLQAGSGGTEAQDWASMLLRMYLRWAESKGFKTEVIEESEGEVAGIKSATIKIMGEYAFGWLRTETGVHRLVRKSPFDSGGRRHTSFSSAFVYPEVDDDIDIEINPADLRIDVYRASGAGGQHVNRTESAVRITHIPTNIVTQCQNDRSQHKNKDQAMKQLKAKLYEFEMQKKNAEKQAMEDNKSDIGWGSQIRSYVLDDSRIKDLRTGVETRNTQSVLDGDLDKFIEASLKAGL; encoded by the exons ATGTTTGAAATCAATCCGGTAAAAAACCGCATTCAGGACCTGTCTGACCGGACAGCCGTTCTGAGGGGGTATCTT GACTATGACGCCAAGAAAGAGCGTCTGGAAGAGGTAAACGCCGAGCTGGAACAGCCCGACGTATGGAACGAGCCTGAGCGCGCGCAGGCGTTGGGTAAAGAGCGTTCCTCCCTGGAAATGATTGTCGATACCATTGATCAGATGGTTCAGGGGCTGGACGATGTGGCTGGCCTGCTGGAACTGGCGGTGGAAGCCGACGACGAAGAAACCTTCAACGAAGCCATCGCCGAACTGGATCTACTGGAAGACAAGCTGGGTCAGCTCGAATTCCGCCGCATGTTCTCCGGCGAGTATGACAGCGCCGACTGCTACCTTGACCTGCAGGCGGGTTCCGGCGGCACCGAGGCGCAGGACTGGGCCAGTATGCTGCTGCGCATGTATCTGCGTTGGGCGGAAAGCAAGGGCTTCAAAACCGAAGTCATTGAAGAATCTGAAGGCGAAGTCGCTGGTATCAAGTCTGCCACTATCAAGATTATGGGCGAGTACGCGTTTGGCTGGCTGCGTACCGAAACCGGCGTACACCGTCTGGTGCGCAAGAGCCCGTTTGACTCCGGCGGTCGTCGCCACACCTCGTTCAGTTCCGCTTTCGTGTATCCGGAAGTTGATGACGACATTGATATCGAGATCAATCCTGCGGACCTGCGTATCGACGTGTACCGCGCCTCTGGCGCAGGTGGTCAGCACGTTAACCGTACTGAATCTGCGGTGCGTATTACCCATATTCCCACCAATATCGTGACCCAGTGCCAGAATGATCGCTCTCAGCACAAGAACAAAGATCAGGCGATGAAACAGCTGAAAGCCAAGCTGTATGAATTCGAAATGCAGAAGAAGAACGCGGAAAAACAGGCGATGGAAGACAATAAGTCCGACATCGGCTGGGGCAGCCAGATTCGTTCTTATGTGCTGGACGACTCCCGCATTAAAGACCTGCGTACCGGGGTGGAAACACGGAATACCCAGTCAGTGCTGGATGGTGATCTGGACAAGTTTATCGAAGCAAGTTTAAAAGCGGGGTTATAA
- the recJ gene encoding single-stranded-DNA-specific exonuclease RecJ: MNVVTQLRRRPVTETELPDSLPALLRRLYAHRGVRQMQELERSLRGLLDYRQLSGIAQAVDVLHQALADHRRIVIVGDFDADGATSTALTVLALRSMGGREIQYLVPNRFEDGYGLSPEVVAQAAARGAELIVTVDNGISSHAGVDDAHRRGIAVVVTDHHLPGETLPAAEAMINPNLPDCAFASKALAGVGVAFYLMMALRAKLRESGWFAERGLAEPNLAELLDLVALGTVADVVPLDANNRILVAQGLSRIRAGKCRPGIRALLEVSNRDATQLVASDLGFALGPRLNAAGRLDDMSVGVELLLCDDIVQARMLASDLDALNQSRREIEAGMQVEALHLCDQLERSRDTLPLGLAMYHPQWHQGVVGILASRIKERFHRPVIAFAPAGDGILKGSGRSIAGLHLRDALERLDTCHPGLMLKFGGHAMAAGLSLAEDRFDEFRQRFADLVGEWLDASQLEGVVWSDGELAAPELSLGTAEMLREAGPWGQAFPEPVFDGRFRLLQQRLVGERHLKVMVEPLGGGPLLDGIAFNVDTLLWPDSSVREVELAYKLDVNEFRGKRSVQLLIEHLWPL; encoded by the coding sequence GTGAATGTTGTTACCCAACTCCGTCGCCGCCCGGTGACGGAGACGGAATTACCTGACTCTCTTCCTGCGTTATTACGGCGTTTATACGCCCATCGCGGCGTGAGACAGATGCAGGAACTGGAACGCAGCCTGCGCGGCTTGCTGGATTATCGTCAGCTTAGCGGTATTGCGCAGGCGGTTGACGTATTACATCAGGCACTGGCGGACCATCGCCGCATCGTGATCGTCGGCGATTTCGATGCCGACGGCGCTACCAGTACCGCGCTGACGGTGCTGGCGCTGCGCAGCATGGGTGGCCGAGAGATTCAGTATCTGGTGCCTAACCGGTTTGAGGATGGCTACGGGCTTAGCCCTGAAGTGGTAGCGCAGGCTGCTGCCAGAGGCGCGGAGCTGATCGTGACCGTCGATAACGGCATTTCGTCCCATGCCGGGGTGGACGATGCGCACCGGCGCGGCATTGCGGTGGTAGTGACCGACCACCATCTGCCAGGGGAAACGCTGCCGGCGGCGGAGGCGATGATCAACCCTAACCTGCCGGACTGTGCGTTTGCGTCGAAGGCGCTGGCTGGCGTCGGCGTCGCGTTTTACCTGATGATGGCGTTGCGCGCTAAGCTGCGGGAGTCCGGCTGGTTTGCCGAGCGCGGTCTGGCTGAGCCTAATCTGGCCGAATTGCTGGATCTGGTAGCGTTGGGCACGGTGGCGGACGTGGTGCCGCTGGATGCCAACAACCGCATTCTGGTCGCGCAAGGCTTGAGCCGGATTCGTGCGGGTAAATGTAGACCGGGGATTCGCGCCCTGCTGGAAGTATCCAACCGCGATGCGACTCAACTGGTGGCAAGCGATCTGGGCTTTGCGCTTGGACCGCGCCTCAATGCCGCCGGTCGGCTGGACGATATGTCCGTCGGTGTTGAACTGCTGTTGTGCGATGACATTGTGCAGGCGCGGATGCTGGCAAGCGATCTGGATGCGTTGAACCAGAGTCGCCGCGAAATTGAAGCGGGTATGCAGGTGGAAGCGCTGCACCTGTGCGATCAACTGGAACGCAGCCGTGATACGCTGCCGCTGGGGTTGGCGATGTACCATCCGCAGTGGCATCAGGGAGTAGTGGGCATTCTGGCCTCGCGCATCAAGGAGCGTTTTCACCGCCCGGTTATCGCGTTTGCGCCCGCGGGTGATGGCATTCTGAAAGGTTCCGGGCGCTCTATCGCCGGGTTGCATCTGCGCGATGCGCTGGAACGCCTTGATACCTGTCACCCCGGCCTGATGTTGAAATTTGGCGGCCACGCGATGGCGGCGGGGTTGTCGCTGGCAGAAGATCGTTTTGATGAGTTTCGCCAGCGTTTTGCTGATCTGGTCGGCGAGTGGCTGGATGCCTCACAACTGGAAGGCGTGGTATGGTCAGATGGCGAGCTGGCTGCGCCTGAACTGTCGCTTGGTACCGCTGAAATGCTACGTGAAGCGGGACCATGGGGGCAGGCATTTCCAGAACCGGTCTTCGATGGCCGCTTTCGCCTGTTGCAGCAGCGGCTGGTCGGCGAGCGTCATCTCAAAGTGATGGTGGAACCGCTGGGCGGCGGCCCACTGCTGGATGGTATCGCTTTCAATGTAGATACTTTGCTGTGGCCTGACAGCAGTGTGCGTGAAGTCGAACTGGCGTACAAACTGGACGTCAATGAATTTCGCGGCAAACGTTCGGTACAACTGCTGATAGAGCACCTGTGGCCGCTGTAG
- the dsbC gene encoding bifunctional protein-disulfide isomerase/oxidoreductase DsbC, with amino-acid sequence MKKRVVLFSLLALALSGAVRADDAAIKQTLNRLGLQNAQVKDSPVSGMKTLLTENGVLYITDDGKHLLQGPLYDVSGTNPVNVTNHMLNERLEALKDQMIVYKAPQEKHVITVFTDITCGYCHKLHEQMKDYNALGITVHYLAYPRQGMNSQAAKDMQSIWCVADRNKAFDAAMKGDGVSPATCKTDIGAHYQLGVLFGVQGTPAIVLSDGTVVPGYQPPKEMKAMLDAHQASLKSGG; translated from the coding sequence ATGAAAAAACGTGTAGTGCTCTTTTCGTTACTGGCTCTGGCTTTGAGTGGCGCGGTGCGTGCGGATGACGCCGCTATCAAGCAGACATTGAACCGTCTGGGTTTACAAAACGCGCAAGTGAAAGATTCTCCCGTCAGCGGCATGAAAACTCTGCTAACCGAAAATGGCGTGCTTTACATCACCGACGACGGCAAACACCTGTTGCAGGGACCGTTGTATGACGTCAGCGGCACGAACCCGGTGAATGTCACCAACCATATGCTGAACGAGCGTCTGGAGGCTTTGAAAGACCAGATGATCGTCTATAAAGCGCCACAGGAAAAACATGTCATTACCGTGTTTACCGACATTACCTGCGGTTACTGCCACAAGTTGCACGAGCAGATGAAAGACTACAACGCGCTCGGCATTACGGTGCATTATCTGGCGTATCCTCGTCAGGGCATGAACTCTCAGGCGGCGAAAGACATGCAATCCATCTGGTGCGTGGCGGATCGCAACAAAGCGTTTGATGCGGCCATGAAAGGCGATGGGGTATCGCCCGCTACCTGTAAAACCGATATCGGCGCTCACTATCAACTGGGCGTGTTGTTCGGCGTGCAGGGAACACCGGCAATTGTGCTGAGTGATGGCACGGTGGTGCCGGGGTATCAGCCGCCCAAAGAAATGAAGGCTATGCTGGATGCCCACCAGGCATCGCTGAAATCAGGCGGCTAA